In Pseudorasbora parva isolate DD20220531a chromosome 20, ASM2467924v1, whole genome shotgun sequence, a single window of DNA contains:
- the LOC137049321 gene encoding uncharacterized protein: MKGLVCLLLLLETFVFVDGGLNKNEISQQLSSEDRRQNPPQTNTLRDEASTDCQQYCHLCFPDIHAALRELTATVTEQKVNIRELTAKVTEQKENIRELTATDSEQKANIGELTATVTEQKANIRELTATVTEQKANIGELTATVTEQKANIRELTTTVTEQKEINRALETRLRDAEQAAEQQTFSLEELKKKTDETSNLTLSQVEELRKENRDREIAFSAGLMESGSGYIGPFTTEITLTYKNVFTNIGNAYNPTTGVFTAPLKGAYMFRISIYSYGGTQSTAVIIKNGKHVVVAHDYQVNDQSNSSNGVVLILEVGDVVYVGLWSGRRVYESQNNHNTFTGFLLFPLK; the protein is encoded by the exons ATGAAGGGTTTAGTGTgtttactgctgctgttggaaacatttgtgtTTGTCGATGGAGGACTCAATAAGAATGAGATCAGTCAACAGCTAAGCTCTGAGGACAGAAGACAGAATCCACCTCAAACAAACACTCTGAGAGATGAAGCTTCAACTGACTGTCAACAATACTGCCATCTGTGCTTCCCTGACATCCATGCAGCCCTGAGAGAACTGACCGCCACGGTCACAGAGCAGAAAGTAAACATCAGAGAACTGACCGCCAAGGTCACGGAGCAGAAAGAAAACATCAGAGAACTGACCGCCACGGATTCAGAGCAGAAAGCAAACATCGGAGAACTGACCGCCACGGTCACAGAGCAGAAAGCAAACATCAGAGAACTGACCGCCACGGTCACAGAGCAGAAAGCAAACATCGGAGAACTGACCGCCACGGTCACAGAGCAGAAAGCAAACATCAGAGAACTGACCACCACGGTCACAGAGCAGAAAGAAATCAACAGAGCTTTAGAGACGCGCTTGAGAGATGCTGAACAGGCTGCAGAACAACAGACGTTTAGCCTGGAAGAGCTGAAGAAGAAAACTGATG AAACGTCAAATCTTACTCTAAGTCAAGTGGAGGAGTTGAGAAAGGAGAATAGAG ACAGAGAGATTGCTTTTTCAGCTGGACTGATGGAATCTGGCAGTGGATATATCGGTCCTTTTACCACTGAGATCACACTAACCTACAAGAATGTCTTCACTAACATAGGGAACGCCTACAACCCAACTACAG GTGTTTTCACAGCCCCATTGAAAGGAGCGTACATGTTCAGAATCTCTATATATAGTTATGGGGGAACTCAATCAACTGCAGTCATTATTAAGAATGGAAAGCATGTGGTTGTTGCACATGATTATCAGGTTAACGATCAGTCAAACTCCTCGAATGGAGTTGTGCTGATCCTGGAGGTTGGAGATGTTGTCTACGTGGGACTTTGGTCTGGTAGGAGGGTGTATGAAAGCCAGAATAACCACAACACTTTCACTGGTTTCCTACTGTTTCCCTTAAAATAA